cttttacccaaaatgttgaccgaaatcaaattaactcattttataactaaattgttattatttttcacagattttcatatttaagcttttcggctatgcGCCTGACTGCGCACgaaaatcgaggtgactctaaataaggttttcaagaCCTAGAAAACAcagaatttaatttaaagcaagtgatgaccttttgggtcatcacatatagttatacattacgagttgtggccatattGTTCCatgataattttaaaaaaaaaaagagagagaagagttACAAAGTGGTTCGCTAGGGCCAGTACGGCactgggtgccagccacgcctcccaggTTTGGGGAGTGACACTCCGAGTGACCTATGGTCACAGATTCGAGCCGTGGAATCAGTCAATAATGTTTGCATCAGGGTATGTTGCCTACATCACACTCATAGAGGTACGACTCTTCCTTAGATCCTACATAAATAAGGAATATTTCGCATACCGAACTGCCTTTTTTTAATCATACTAGATAGAGGATAAacatacataaactttttaagaACGAAAGAAATAATCAAGtgattcattctttttctttttaaatccAACCCCCTTGGAAGAATCAATGGTTTGTCACCTATCCCAGATGGAGATTTCCTTTCCATAATTGGAAATCTAACCAACTACAATAATGGAAAACTAAAGTTGACCATATCGGCCAACATTTTTAATTTCTTAGATGATATTTAGCTCTTAAAGTCTCAACTCCCAAAAGCCGATTCTTTCGCAAACGGGTaaacttcttttctcttttaagCTGGCGAACATGCATGCCTAAACGAAAATGACTGTAATGCTGGGTTTACCTTTATGTTATACTCAAGTGCTCTCTTAATAATATTGCTTCTTTCCCTATCACTCGGTCTCAACTCCCATCAAATTTAAAAGATGGAACTTGTTTAATTCATAGCTTCATTTTCTTTCACTAATGTGACCATTGATGTGGAGGGCTACTAGAGTCAATGTTATCATGGTTAGAATGTCAACCAACTCTTTTTAGGTCAAATATAAATCCTCCCCACCCCCACAAGCAACAGAGATTATAACAATGAAGACATTACCAGAACCACTAGTTATATTATCTTTTTAGATCTGACCCTTTTCGTTTGCCCTAGGAAAAGACAAgtttaaaattatgggaaagtTTGATTCTTGAGACCCCCAATgaatttaaaattattttcttttttgatttggCACAAAGTTTAATAAAGAGATtcggacttttgaaatttgtgatctTAAATATATACCGTAACATTTGTGTTCTAAAAGCTTTTGTAACTTGTGGTATTAAACAAGTTATAACATATAATATAGGAATGTGCCAATTTTTTAAAACGAACTAATAAAAAAAACAGAGGGAATAGTTTATCCCCTTTTGGGATATATCTAAGGCGAAAGGGTACAGTAAAACTGATCTGTTGGATTTGCTTTTTCTAACTTTTTTCTCGTAGGAGTATCGTTTTTCTAAAGTGTAGTAGTTCAAGAAGAATAAACCGATCGAACTCAAATAGAAGTGACTATTGTTCAGTTTATGTCAACGGCCCATGGTTGGAAATCTACTCGGAAAAGGAGCcgcaaaaaataggttcattaccTTATAAGGTCTCCCTCTCTTCCAACTTATACGTATAATTTACTTTGATCTGCATTAGTTTAAGAAAGCAAGaaagatttttaaaatatatGGTTGTATAGCTATAAAATCAGAAGTTTAAAGTTATTTTGCTTTGAAATATAAAACACGTCATTCTTTTTTGAGCCAAGTATTTGAAAAGGTAGTACCACATTATAAATTGGAACGAAAGAACTAGCACATAATGCCAAGTCGGCCGGAATATCAcgattgttaaaatatttttatcgTAAATAAGCAAATTAAAGGATGACTCCAGAGTTTCTCATTTAGGCGAAAATCCTTGGGAAAGACAAGTTTCAATAACGTTTCAATTTGAATCGGTAATCTAGCAAAATCTTGGTCCACTTCGTCATTTAGCAACAAAATTTTCTCCCATATGATTTCGCTTAGAGGTGATGCgaaattaataattaattttgAAATTTATAAGTtcgtaattttaatttttttaaatattagattttaaattaataattaaagTTATTTAAATTCGACCAAACTCGTAAGTTATACTGTAGCTCCATGACCCCACTGACCTGTTGAGTCAACAATGAAGGGGATGAGTGATCTTCATATATGAACTTGGGCAATCATCACATCTTAAGCTAGCTTTCGTGGTTGAGTTAGGTCCATTTATCATGGTATCAGAGTAGGACCCATCCCGATTTTCTGATGTTGCGCCCCCATAATTGTCCACGCTCCAGATATCCAGTCCTGGACGTGAGAGGGGGTGTTGAGTCTCACATCGACAATGAAGGGGATGAATGGTCTCTGTATATGAACTTGAGCAATCCTCACCTCTTGAGCTAACTTTTGGGGTTGAATTATGTTCAAGGTCCGATTAATCACCTTAATTGCCAAAAAGTATTTGCCCATGCCAATAGTTGCATGTGCGTGCTTTAGGTGTGCAAGCAAATGAAAGTTGGGGAGCTTGAAGTCACAACACAAAAGTCAAAGTAGTGTAGTGCAAGAAAGTGAAAGTTAAGGGGGTGAAGAACTAGTCACACGAAAGTCAAAATAGCATACTGTACTCTGAGCATAGAGAAGAATTTCATTTCATTGACAATATAATATCTCTACACATTTAACTTAATCTGGCTGACTCTAATTCCAGATAATCAACTTATACATGCATACAAACAtacatatatatagatatatactTACCGGATATTTCACTAGGCCCCATCATTTATATGGCTTTGAAAAAAGGAttcttctttatttattatttttttatattattgtaCTTATCTTCTGACGCTCCATAAAATACCATATCGCACCATATCATCTAgctcattcttctttcaaatctTTTAGTTTTatgtcttttcttttctattattcTTCAACTTTATGTCTGTTCAGATAACCAACTTTTATatatagagagatagagagagatttGCAGTTATTAACCTGATTTACTTAGACGTGGTTTAAACCATTTATTGATAGGACTGTACAGAATATATTAACCACCGCTTGCCGAGATTGTGGAGAAAAGCAAGGTGCTGTTAGGTCGCACCCATAAAATATGACAAACTAAGGAAATACATAgaatagaatttttttttttatataaaaaaaaaacaaaaacaatagATTCAATTGCTTCCTACTGAAAAAAATTATGAATCTTCTGCTAAATCAAGCCCAAACATTAGTCCAGCATTCAATATTCAAAAAAGCAAATAATACTAATAATTGTTAGTTATAACAACATTTTGTACCTTCCATATATCAGAAGACTTCAACGAAACATGATTCAAGTCCGTAGAAGTTCAAGGATATATAGCTTCGAACTTTTTTACTATTATTATGTAGAAATTATTTTTCTGCAAAACAGAATTGTTATTAAAAAAAGTGACTGAATCCGCTGAACAAACCTATACATTCAAGCGGGATCAACTAGTGCAGTGGGTCTCATTCCCTATTTAGCGTTACCAATTTCTTTTTCACTTGTCCAAAATGTTGTTACTTTATTTGGTCCTCCCgtgtttttcattttcttttttttctttttttttttttgtttcaaggACGGAATATTGAGGTGAATATTTTAAAGGACCCCAACATACAAAAATTATAAGAGTACAATTATCTAAATGTGTAacataataattttttattttgaccTTCCTTCAAACATTATTTTATGTCAATTTTGCAATTTTTTCTTTGAAACGTTTCATATATTTTAAACTGATTTACTTGTCTCCTCCACTTAATTCCTCCTCCTCGTTATCCGTCTGCACTTATTCTTCTATTCTTATTCTAATTTAGCATCTTTTCATacttttaaaaaatttaatatgAATTATCAATTTAATTTAGTGTGTAGATCCcttatgttattttttgttaacaattagcacaagctaaattaaaaataattaaataaatagagATTAGTATTTTAGTATGGATCAAATTGATATTTGTTACAGAAAATTTTTGTAAGAATTTCTTAAGTATAATAAATTGAAGTTGTAAATGTAGATTGATTTGTTGTTAAAATTTACGTAAAtctaatttttcttaaaaaaatttgCGGCTTCGAAATAAAATAAAGAGTAGCgggcaaaaaataaaattaaaattttgttagAACCAAAATAAAGAGCCCAAGATAAACCTTATTTGTTGGTTAACTCAGTGACGCTTCTATTACTGAGACTTCAGTATATGTCTGAACCGCTTACACTGATTTTAGTTTGCAAATCGTGGCATTACTATAATGACTTTGAGTACTTTGACCTTTTACATATGTGACTAGCTCTTCTAGTAATGACCATAATATTATGAAGCAGTGTTAATAACTACTTATCTACTGTCATTTCTCGATCATTTATCAGAAAATGACATTTGAATGCCTAAGCCAAAATCTAAATGAAATAATTCAAGTGGAGGAAACTGTTTTCATGGTTGACCCCTTTTGACAAAATCAGAAACCTATAGTAAAGATGGGTCATGCCCAAAATTTTCACTTATCATTTTTTTTGCAATTGGCCTGCCTTTTCATCTAGAAGAAAATAATCGCACCTTGTCTGTTCTTTTCTTCTATATTCCACACGAGAAAAAGACAGCATTGCCTTTCACATAGTAGGATTTATCATTAAGTTTTATAGGTATGCATTATTCTTTGGTGCCCTGCCCCTTGGAATACATAGGATGCTCTTCTCCTCAGAATTTCCTGTGTAAATATAGTAGAACAAATTATTTTAGATAGTATATTTAAATCTCAAGTGTAGCGTTCTTGATATTTTCTTGGATTCTCTTGGTAAAATTCTGTCACTCTTACACTCAATAAAGTAACAGAAAAGATGAACTTTAGCTAatgagaagaagagaagaagagggaagaaagaagagagaattAGGAGAGAAAATTTAGATAGATTTCATTCATAGCTAATCATTGGAATACAAGGAATATAAATAACGACTACTCTGCCATTTATGTTGCCTAGGGATCCGTAATTACTGCCAACTGGCGGTGTATGACAGCAATTATGTACTACTCACTAATAGAACTAAAAGGACTGGAATTTAAATTACATAGGACTAAATTGCTATAATTAAAACTATGGGACTAATGTGACAACTATTACTAACTATATTAACTACCACAAATGTAACAAACCATGCCCCTTATAGAACCTTGTCCTCAAGGTTCGAAATTTAGAAACTGGGATTTGATGAAGCCATAATCTTCCCAAGTAGCCTCTTCCGGAAGTAAGTTGGACCATTGTATCAAAACTTGTGTCACTGCTTTTTTCCCTCTCTGGATCATTCTTCTTCCTAACACAGCAACTGGTTCAGTCATAGGAGCTCCATCAGGTAAGCACACAGAAGGATCAACACATGCAACTATATTAGTGCCTATCTTCTTCTTGAGCTGTGAAACATGAAAAACTGGATAAATTTTTGCTGATTGAGGAAATTGTAACTCATAAGCAGCATTTCTAATCCTTTTGAGGACTTGATAAGGACCATAGAACTTAGAGGAATGTTTAAAGCTTTTCCGGATAGCAACGGAGGACTGCCTATAAGGTTGTAGCTTAAGATAGACCCAATCCCTTACTGAAAATTCTCGATCAGTCATGTGCTTATCTACCTGTTGTTTCATCCTATTCTGAGCTTTTCTAAGGCTTTCCTGCAGTACCTTAGCCATCACTTGCATTTCCTTTAACCATTGATCTACAGAACCTATTTTACCTTGAGCCACTAATTCAAATGTCAGCTGAGGAGGTTCATAACCATAGATAACCTGGAATGGAGTCATTTGTAATGCAGAATGGAATGAGGTGTTGTACTAGAATTTAGCTAGGGAAAGCCACTAATTCCATGCCTTTGGTTTATGATTTGTCATGCATCTGAGATATGTTTCTAAGCATCTGTTTAACCTTTCTGATTGACCATCTGTCTGAGGATGGTAAGCTGAACTCATGTGTAACTCAACCTTCAATAACTTGAAGAGTTCCCTCCAAAAAAGGCTGGTGAACACTTTATCTCTATCAGATACTATGCTTTGAGGAACGTCATGTAACTTATACATTTGGCCTAGAAAAGCCTTTACAACTTGAGCTATATTGAAAGGATGAAAGAGTGGAATAAAATGTGCATACTTACTGAACCTGTCAATCACCACTAGGATAGTGTCTTTCCTTTTTGATTTTGGAAGTCCTTCAATAAAATCCATAGAAATGTGCTTCCAGGGATGTTCTGGAATGGGCAAGGGTTGCAGCAATCCCGGGGGTGCAAtgttttcagttttgtttctttgGCAAACATCACATTCTTGGATGACCTTCTGAATGTATGATTGCATAGATGGCCAATAGAAAAGTGACCTCAACCTTTTGTAAGTGGCTAACACTCCAGAATGACCTCCCAGTGCTGAGGAGTGCATGGTCTTAACCAACTGCTACCTTATATTCCCATGACTTCCTATCCATAGCTTGCCCAAATGCCTAAGTAGTCCATTCACCACTTGGTTTGTAGAACTTCCATTTGGATTGTGAGTAAGGTCATAAATGAGTTGAGTTGCTTCCTCATCTCCATGATAGCTTTTCAACACTTCTTGATCCCAAGTTGGTCTGATGCTGGAGATAGCATTACAATGTCCTGGGATTTTCCTTGATAAGGCATCAGTTGTTGAATTCTCACTCCCTTTCCTATAATGAATATCAAAGTTTAGCCCCGGTAACTTAGTTAACCCTTTATGATGTAGCACAGTAGAAATCCTCTGATCCTTAAGGAATTTGAGGCTGAAATGGTTAGTCTTGACTATAAAAAAATTCTGCCGCAAGTAATGCCTACACTTGTCCACAACTAGTATTAAGGCCAGTAATTCCTTCTCATAAGTTGATAGTCCTTGATGTTTAGGACTAAGAGCCTCACTCAAATAAGCTATGGGATGATGCTCTTGCATGAGTATGGCTCCAATACCTGAGCCGCTAGCATCAACTTCTATAGAGAAGGGCTTAGAGAAATCAGGTAAGGCTAATACATGAGCCTTAACCATTGCCTCTTTAAGCTTTTCAAATGTCGTTGTAGCTTCTTCAGTCCATGTAAAGTTCCCTTTCTTTAGTAGTGAAGTCAATGATTTACTAATGACTCCATAACCCAATATAAATCTTTTGTAGTATCCAATGAGTCCAAGGAACCCTCTTAATTCCTTAATGCTTGTTGGAGTAGGCCATTGCAGCATTGTCTGAATCTTAGCAGGGTCGGTTTGTACATCATTTCCTAAAATAATGTAGCCAAGGTAGTCCACCTGGGATTGAGCAAATGAGCATTTTGATCTCTTAGCATACAGTTGGTTTTGTCTCAACAATTGAAGCACCTATTCCAAATGCCTCAAGTGACTACTCAAGTTTGGATTGTAGACTAAGATATCGTCAAAAAACACTAGGATGAACTTTCTGAGATACTCTCCAAATACTTGATTCATCAATGCATGAAATGTAGCAGGTGCATTAGTcaacccaaatggcatgaccTTGAATTGCCATAGTCCATGATGTGTTCTAAAAGCAGTCTTGAACTCATCAGATTCCTTCATCCTCACTTGATGATAACCAGCTCTAaggtcaatcttagaaaacaggACTGCCCCTTTTAGCTCATCCAATAAGTCTTCCACTACTGGAATGGGATACTTATTTTTAACTGTCATTGCATTTAACTTCCTATAATCAACACACAATCTCCATGTGGAATCCTTCTTTTTAACTAGGAGAGCTGGTGAGGCAAATCAAGATTGGCTAGGTACCATAGTCCTAACCTTGAGCATTTCTGTGATCATGTGCTCAATTGCCTCCTTTTGCTCGTGAGAATATCTATATGGTCTTAGGCTGAAAGGGTGAGTATCAGGCATCAAGGTGATGGTGTGGTCACAACTTTTTGTCGGAGGCAAGGCCATGGGTTCTTCAAAGATATCAGCATCCTTTTGCAGCAACTCAAGAACTGGTGCAGGTACATCCACTTCTGGAGTTTGTTGGGATAAATCATATAATTTCACTAGACAGCAGTTGCTTCCTTGTTGCAATAATTTTGC
The Nicotiana sylvestris chromosome 11, ASM39365v2, whole genome shotgun sequence DNA segment above includes these coding regions:
- the LOC138881792 gene encoding uncharacterized protein; this translates as MTPFQVIYGYEPPQLTFELVAQGKIGSVDQWLKEMQVMAKVLQESLRKAQNRMKQQVDKHMTDREFSVRDWVYLKLQPYRQSSVAIRKSFKHSSKFYGPYQVLKRIRNAAYELQFPQSAKIYPVFHVSQLKKKIGTNIVACVDPSVCLPDGAPMTEPVAVLGRRMIQRGKKAVTQVLIQWSNLLPEEATWEDYGFIKSQFLNFEP
- the LOC138881793 gene encoding uncharacterized protein — translated: MVYSSAQPLRVVVANGQHMLSEEWCPKFKWTMQGEEFHFPMRVLHLGGYDMVLGMNWLDQFTPIILNTKPLSVTFLKEGRIITLKGNTDSAEVWSDVEENTAKLLQQGSNCCLVKLYDLSQQTPEVDVPAPVLELLQKDADIFEEPMALPPTKSCDHTITLMPDTHPFSLRPYRYSHEQKEAIEHMITEMLKVRTMVPSQS